The following are encoded together in the Glycine max cultivar Williams 82 chromosome 8, Glycine_max_v4.0, whole genome shotgun sequence genome:
- the LOC100791532 gene encoding alpha-1,3-arabinosyltransferase XAT2 isoform X1, producing the protein MIYDTVLAKSFSRYDQKRLGYGAFVSCLFIILSLCTVFKPYLGPVHVLSLKLFIDVDTKMLITSSSLQIAKVKGKETKKEELLCTSEERTEFCQARGDIRVHGKSSTVSIVSSKTTMLEKTMSRSLKPYARRGDIDAMNRVREWSVKAVNASQKAPQCTQSHNITAVLFSTGGYSGNHFHEFTDIVIPLFLTARQFNGEVQFIITDKRPWWISKHKPLLKKLSNYETMDIDGDDQVHCFPSVTVGLKRYQKELSIDPQKYSYSMKDFRDLLRSSYALKRVEAMKIRDGLRGKPRLMILSRKRSRSFTNTDEIAKMAASLGFDVIVKEAGWSMWGFANVVNSCDVLLGVHGAGLTNILFLPENAVFIQVVPYGGFTLDWLATNDFGKPSKDMNLKYLEYKIGLKESTLIQQYPLDHIFIKDPPLVEKIGWEEFKSVYLDKQNVKLDVDRFRPTLQKAFELLHQ; encoded by the exons atgatttacgaCACGGTACTAGCCAAAAGCTTTAGTCGTTATGATCAGAAAAGGTTGGGATATGGAGCATTTGTGAGCTGCTTGTTCATAATTTTGAGTCTTTGCACTGTGTTTAAGCCTTACTTGGGTCCTGTGCATGTTT TGAGCCTGAAACTCTTCATCGATGTTGACACTAAAATGCTGATCACCAGCAGCTCTTTACAAATAGCCAAAG tgaaaggaaaagaaacaaagaaagaggAGCTACTATGTACTTCAGAAGAAAGAACAGAATTTTGCCAAGCAAGGGGAGACATCAGAGTCCATGGAAAATCCTCCACCGTATCCATTGTTTCATCTAAGACAACTATGTTGGAAAAAACCATGTCACGGAGTTTAAAGCCTTATGCACGGAGGGGCGATATAGATGCAATGAATCGTGTAAGAGAATGGTCAGTGAAGGCAGTAAATGCTAGCCAGAAAGCTCCCCAATGCACCCAAAGTCACAACATTACGGCTGTATTATTTTCTACTGGAGGGTATTCTGGTAACCACTTCCATGAATTCACTGACATTGTTATTCCACTGTTTTTGACTGCTAGACAATTCAATGGAGAAGTACAATTTATCATAACTGATAAACGTCCTTGGTGGATTTCAAAGCACAAACCACTTCTTAAGAAGCTATCCAACTATGAGACTATGGACATTGATGGAGATGATCAAGTTCATTGCTTCCCAAGTGTGACTGTGGGTCTCAAACGGTATCAGAAAGAGCTAAGCATTGACCCTCAAAAGTATTCCTATTCTATGAAAGACTTCAGGGATCTTTTGAGAAGTTCCTATGCATTGAAGAGAGTTGAAGCAATGAAAATCAGAGATGGTCTACGTGGGAAGCCTAGGCTCATGAttctttcaagaaaaagatCAAGATCCTTCACTAATACAGATGAAATAGCAAAAATGGCTGCGAGTTTGGGCTTTGATGTCATTGTTAAGGAAGCAGGGTGGAGCATGTGGGGCTTTGCAAATGTTGTGAATTCTTGTGATGTGTTATTGGGAGTTCATGGTGCTGGTCTCACTAACATACTTTTCCTTCCGGAAAATGCAGTTTTCATCCAAGTTGTGCCTTACGGAGGGTTTACATTGGATTGGCTTGCTACAAATGACTTTGGAAAGCCCTCTAAGGATATGAACTTAAAGTACTTGGAATACAAAATAGGCTTGAAAGAAAGCACTCTTATACAACAATACCCGCTAGATCACATTTTTATAAAGGATCCCCCATTGGTTGAGAAAATTGGATGGGAAGAATTTAAGTCTGTGTATTTGGACAAACAAAATGTAAAGCTTGATGTTGATAGGTTTAGGCCTACATTGCAGAAAGCCTTTGAGCTATTGCATCAATAA
- the LOC100792063 gene encoding 1-aminocyclopropane-1-carboxylate oxidase: protein MENFPVINLENLNGEERKTILEQIEDACENWGFFELVNHGIPHELLDIVERLTKEHYRKCMEQRFKEAVASKGLEGIQAEVKDMNWESTFFLRHLPDSNISQIPDLSEEYRKVMKEFAQKLEKLAEKLLDLLCENLGLEKGYLKKVFYGSKGPNFGTKVANYPPCPNPELVKGLRAHTDAGGIILLLQDDKVSGLQLLKDGHWVDVPPMRHSIVVNLGDQLEVITNGRYKSVELRVIARTDGTRMSIASFYNPASDAVIYPAPALLDSKAEETDKVYPKFVFEDYMRLYATLKFQPKEPRFQAMKEVNSF from the exons ATGGAGAACTTCCCCGTGATAAACTTGGAGAATCTAAATGGTGAGGAGAGGAAGACTATCTTAGAGCAAATTGAAGATGCTTGTGAGAACTGGGGATTTTTTGAG TTGGTAAATCATGGAATACCCCATGAACTTTTGGACATTGTGGAAAGGTTAACAAAAGAGCATTATAGGAAATGCATGGAGCAGAGATTCAAGGAGGCAGTGGCAAGCAAAGGGTTAGAGGGTATCCAAGCTGAAGTTAAGGATATGAACTGGGAGAGTACCTTCTTCTTGCGCCATCTCCCAGATTCCAACATCTCCCAAATTCCTGATCTCAGCGAAGAGTACAG GAAAGTGATGAAGGAATTTGCCCAGAAATTAGAGAAACTTGCAGAGAAGTTGCTAGACCTTTTGTGTGAAAATCTTGGATTAGAGAAGGGGTACCTGAAGAAGGTCTTCTATGGATCAAAGGGTCCAAATTTTGGCACAAAGGTAGCAAACTACCCTCCATGTCCAAATCCAGAGCTGGTGAAGGGGCTTCGCGCCCATACAGATGCAGGTGGGATTATCCTTCTCTTGCAAGATGACAAGGTCAGTGGCCTGCAGCTTCTCAAAGATGGCCACTGGGTGGATGTGCCTCCAATGCGCCATTCCATTGTTGTTAACCTTGGTGACCAGCTTGAG GTAATCACAAATGGAAGATACAAGAGTGTGGAGCTCCGTGTGATTGCTCGAACTGATGGGACTAGAATGTCCATAGCCTCATTCTACAACCCTGCCAGTGATGCTGTTATCTACCCTGCACCAGCATTGTTGGATAGCAAAGCAGAGGAAACAGACAAAGTATACCCCAAATTTGTGTTTGAGGATTACATGAGGCTCTATGCTACGCTAAAGTTCCAGCCAAAGGAGCCAAGATTTCAAGCTATGAAAGAAGTGAACTCATTTTAG
- the CCT-D gene encoding cytosolic chaperonin, which produces MSAIAAPQHRSSKTESYVDNKRKEDIRHANIVAARSVANAVRTSLGPKGMDKMISTSSDEVIITNDGATILNKMQVLQPAAKMLVELSKSQDSAAGDGTTTVVVIAGALLEQCLLLLSHGIHPTVVSDALHKAAVKAVDVLTAMAVPVELSDRDSLVKSASTSLNSKVVSQYSTLLAPLAVDAVLSVVDAPKPDMVDLRDVKIVKKLGGTVDDTELVKGLVFDKKVSHAAGGPTRMENAKIAVIQFQISPPKTDIEQSIVVSDYSQMDRILKEERSYILSMIKKIKATGCNVLLIQKSILRDAVTDLSLHYLAKAKILVIKDVERDEIEFITKTLNCLPIANIEHFRTEKLGYADLVEEFSLGDGKIVKITGIKEMGKTTTVLVRGSNQLVLDEAERSLHDALCVVRCLVAKRFLIAGGGAPEIELSRQLGAWAKVLHGMEGYCVRAFAEALEVIPYTLAENAGLNPIAIVTELRNRHAQGEINAGINVRKGQITNILEENVVQPLLVSTSAITLATECVRMILKIDDIVTVR; this is translated from the coding sequence ATGTCGGCAATCGCGGCTCCCCAACACAGATCCTCGAAGACAGAGTCCTACGTGGACAATAAGCGCAAGGAGGATATCCGCCATGCCAACATCGTGGCCGCACGCTCAGTCGCCAACGCGGTTCGCACCAGTCTGGGCCCTAAGGGCATGGACAAGATGATCTCCACCTCCTCCGACGAGGTCATCATCACCAACGACGGCGCCACCATCCTCAACAAGATGCAGGTCCTCCAGCCCGCCGCCAAGATGCTCGTCGAGCTCTCCAAGTCCCAGGACTCCGCCGCCGGCGACGGCACCACCACCGTCGTCGTCATCGCTGGCGCCCTCCTCGAGCAGTGCCTCCTCCTCCTTTCCCACGGCATCCACCCCACCGTCGTCTCCGACGCCCTCCACAAGGCTGCCGTCAAGGCCGTCGACGTTCTCACCGCCATGGCCGTCCCCGTCGAACTCTCCGACCGCGACTCCCTCGTGAAGTCCGCCAGCACTTCCCTCAACAGCAAGGTCGTCAGCCAATACTCCACGCTCCTCGCTCCCCTCGCCGTCGACGCCGTTCTCTCCGTCGTGGATGCCCCCAAGCCCGACATGGTCGATCTCCGCGATGTCAAGATCGTGAAGAAACTCGGCGGCACCGTCGACGACACCGAGCTCGTGAAAGGTCTCGTCTTTGACAAGAAGGTCAGCCACGCCGCCGGGGGACCCACCCGCATGGAGAACGCCAAGATCGCCGTCATTCAATTCCAGATTTCGCCGCCCAAAACCGACATCGAACAGAGCATTGTGGTGAGTGATTACTCTCAGATGGATAGGATTCTAAAAGAAGAGCGTAGTTATATTCTCAGCATGATTAAGAAGATCAAGGCCACTGGTTGTAATGTGTTGTTGATTCAGAAGAGTATTTTGAGGGATGCGGTTACTGATTTGTCCTTGCATTACCTTGCAAAAGCTAAGATTTTGGTCATTAAGGATGTGGAGAGGGATGAGATTGAGTTCATTACCAAGACACTGAATTGTTTGCCCATTGCTAACATTGAGCATTTTCGCACTGAGAAGTTGGGTTATGCTGATCTTGTGGAAGAGTTTTCTCTTGGGGATGGGAAGATTGTGAAGATTACTGGTATTAAGGAGATGGGGAAGACCACCACTGTGCTTGTACGTGGGTCTAATCAGCTTGTGCTCGATGAGGCTGAGCGGAGTTTGCACGATGCTTTGTGTGTTGTTAGGTGTTTGGTTGCCAAGAGGTTTCTCATTGCCGGCGGTGGTGCCCCTGAGATTGAGCTCTCCAGGCAGCTGGGTGCCTGGGCTAAGGTGTTGCATGGGATGGAGGGTTACTGTGTGAGGGCATTCGCTGAGGCGCTTGAAGTTATTCCCTATACTCTGGCTGAAAATGCTGGTTTGAACCCGATTGCCATTGTTACTGAGCTAAGGAATCGTCATGCACAGGGTGAGATAAATGCTGGAATAAATGTAAGGAAGGGGCAGATTACCAACATCTTGGAGGAGAATGTGGTGCAGCCCCTGCTTGTGAGCACCAGTGCGATCACCTTGGCGACAGAGTGTGTGCGGATGATTTTGAAGATTGATGATATTGTAACTGTGAGGTAG
- the LOC100791532 gene encoding alpha-1,3-arabinosyltransferase XAT2 isoform X2, which yields MIRKVSLKLFIDVDTKMLITSSSLQIAKVKGKETKKEELLCTSEERTEFCQARGDIRVHGKSSTVSIVSSKTTMLEKTMSRSLKPYARRGDIDAMNRVREWSVKAVNASQKAPQCTQSHNITAVLFSTGGYSGNHFHEFTDIVIPLFLTARQFNGEVQFIITDKRPWWISKHKPLLKKLSNYETMDIDGDDQVHCFPSVTVGLKRYQKELSIDPQKYSYSMKDFRDLLRSSYALKRVEAMKIRDGLRGKPRLMILSRKRSRSFTNTDEIAKMAASLGFDVIVKEAGWSMWGFANVVNSCDVLLGVHGAGLTNILFLPENAVFIQVVPYGGFTLDWLATNDFGKPSKDMNLKYLEYKIGLKESTLIQQYPLDHIFIKDPPLVEKIGWEEFKSVYLDKQNVKLDVDRFRPTLQKAFELLHQ from the exons ATGATCAGAAAAG TGAGCCTGAAACTCTTCATCGATGTTGACACTAAAATGCTGATCACCAGCAGCTCTTTACAAATAGCCAAAG tgaaaggaaaagaaacaaagaaagaggAGCTACTATGTACTTCAGAAGAAAGAACAGAATTTTGCCAAGCAAGGGGAGACATCAGAGTCCATGGAAAATCCTCCACCGTATCCATTGTTTCATCTAAGACAACTATGTTGGAAAAAACCATGTCACGGAGTTTAAAGCCTTATGCACGGAGGGGCGATATAGATGCAATGAATCGTGTAAGAGAATGGTCAGTGAAGGCAGTAAATGCTAGCCAGAAAGCTCCCCAATGCACCCAAAGTCACAACATTACGGCTGTATTATTTTCTACTGGAGGGTATTCTGGTAACCACTTCCATGAATTCACTGACATTGTTATTCCACTGTTTTTGACTGCTAGACAATTCAATGGAGAAGTACAATTTATCATAACTGATAAACGTCCTTGGTGGATTTCAAAGCACAAACCACTTCTTAAGAAGCTATCCAACTATGAGACTATGGACATTGATGGAGATGATCAAGTTCATTGCTTCCCAAGTGTGACTGTGGGTCTCAAACGGTATCAGAAAGAGCTAAGCATTGACCCTCAAAAGTATTCCTATTCTATGAAAGACTTCAGGGATCTTTTGAGAAGTTCCTATGCATTGAAGAGAGTTGAAGCAATGAAAATCAGAGATGGTCTACGTGGGAAGCCTAGGCTCATGAttctttcaagaaaaagatCAAGATCCTTCACTAATACAGATGAAATAGCAAAAATGGCTGCGAGTTTGGGCTTTGATGTCATTGTTAAGGAAGCAGGGTGGAGCATGTGGGGCTTTGCAAATGTTGTGAATTCTTGTGATGTGTTATTGGGAGTTCATGGTGCTGGTCTCACTAACATACTTTTCCTTCCGGAAAATGCAGTTTTCATCCAAGTTGTGCCTTACGGAGGGTTTACATTGGATTGGCTTGCTACAAATGACTTTGGAAAGCCCTCTAAGGATATGAACTTAAAGTACTTGGAATACAAAATAGGCTTGAAAGAAAGCACTCTTATACAACAATACCCGCTAGATCACATTTTTATAAAGGATCCCCCATTGGTTGAGAAAATTGGATGGGAAGAATTTAAGTCTGTGTATTTGGACAAACAAAATGTAAAGCTTGATGTTGATAGGTTTAGGCCTACATTGCAGAAAGCCTTTGAGCTATTGCATCAATAA
- the LOC102660127 gene encoding nuclear poly(A) polymerase 1 isoform X1, whose translation MACFSAIHILVTFQTNPDLSTAPTLWDCDVSKDFLSIMVDSLILTVEEFKHSVNIYTLWKPGMDINVSHVKRRNIPTFVTWEIKPSSELRVSDHSQAEKSQEGKMVVFGANGDRKRKQAEDSVNCTDSEINSTSEKPDLKSSVEFAGDRETNGSVTSNLQVTSTGASSSKEAKKLAIEKIMCGPYDAQRVFSEEPDELEDDLEFRNQVKDFGGKMKNSNLDSSYSEIAVATEPIIPKKETTSATRLYSNGGSEELEVNLLIYHKYRASAIILQQSYIIDTGFSLLLCLSA comes from the coding sequence ATGGCATGCTTCAGTGCCATCCATATCCTGGTGACTTTTCAGACAAATCCAGACCTTTCCACTGCTCCTACTTTATGGGACTGCGACGTAAGCAAGGATTTCCTGTCAATAATGGTGGACAGTTTGATACTAACCGTTGAAGAATTTAAGCATTCTGTCAACATATACACTCTATGGAAACCTGGAATGGACATCAATGTTTCCCACGTGAAACGTCGTAATATACCTACCTTTGTAACTTGGGAGATTAAGCCAAGTTCAGAGTTAAGGGTTTCTGACCATAGTCAAGCAGAAAAGTCTCAAGAAGGTAAAATGGTTGTATTTGGAGCAAATGGTGATAGGAAGAGAAAACAAGCAGAGGATAGTGTGAATTGTACTGACTCGGAAATCAATAGTACTAGTGAGAAACCTGATTTGAAATCTTCAGTGGAGTTTGCTGGGGATAGAGAGACCAATGGATCAGTGACAAGCAACTTACAAGTTACTTCCACGGGTGCATCTAGTTCTAAAGAAGCTAAAAAGCTAGCCATTGAGAAGATTATGTGTGGTCCATATGATGCACAACGAGTCTTTTCAGAAGAACCTGATGAGCTTGAAGATGATCTTGAGTTCAGAAATCAAGTCAAAGATTTTGGTGGGAAAATGAAAAACAGCAACTTGGACTCTTCATACTCAGAGATTGCAGTTGCCACGGAACCAATTATTCCTAAGAAGGAAACCACTTCTGCAACTCGTTTATACTCAAATGGGGGCTCAGAAGAGCTTGAGGTTAACcttttaatatatcataaatatagAGCATCTGCAATCATTCTGCAACAATCATACATCATAGACACCGGCTTTTCCTTATTGTTGTGCTTGTCTGCTTAA
- the LOC102660127 gene encoding nuclear poly(A) polymerase 1 isoform X2 gives MACFSAIHILVTFQTNPDLSTAPTLWDCDVSKDFLSIMVDSLILTVEEFKHSVNIYTLWKPGMDINVSHVKRRNIPTFVTWEIKPSSELRVSDHSQAEKSQEGKMVVFGANGDRKRKQAEDSVNCTDSEINSTSEKPDLKSSVEFAGDRETNGSVTSNLQVTSTGASSSKEAKKLAIEKIMCGPYDAQRVFSEEPDELEDDLEFRNQVKDFGGKMKNSNLDSSYSEIAVATEPIIPKKETTSATRLYSNGGSEELEV, from the exons ATGGCATGCTTCAGTGCCATCCATATCCTGGTGACTTTTCAGACAAATCCAGACCTTTCCACTGCTCCTACTTTATGGGACTGCGACGTAAGCAAGGATTTCCTGTCAATAATGGTGGACAGTTTGATACTAACCGTTGAAGAATTTAAGCATTCTGTCAACATATACACTCTATGGAAACCTGGAATGGACATCAATGTTTCCCACGTGAAACGTCGTAATATACCTACCTTTGTAACTTGGGAGATTAAGCCAAGTTCAGAGTTAAGGGTTTCTGACCATAGTCAAGCAGAAAAGTCTCAAGAAGGTAAAATGGTTGTATTTGGAGCAAATGGTGATAGGAAGAGAAAACAAGCAGAGGATAGTGTGAATTGTACTGACTCGGAAATCAATAGTACTAGTGAGAAACCTGATTTGAAATCTTCAGTGGAGTTTGCTGGGGATAGAGAGACCAATGGATCAGTGACAAGCAACTTACAAGTTACTTCCACGGGTGCATCTAGTTCTAAAGAAGCTAAAAAGCTAGCCATTGAGAAGATTATGTGTGGTCCATATGATGCACAACGAGTCTTTTCAGAAGAACCTGATGAGCTTGAAGATGATCTTGAGTTCAGAAATCAAGTCAAAGATTTTGGTGGGAAAATGAAAAACAGCAACTTGGACTCTTCATACTCAGAGATTGCAGTTGCCACGGAACCAATTATTCCTAAGAAGGAAACCACTTCTGCAACTCGTTTATACTCAAATGGGGGCTCAGAAGAGCTTGAG GTTTAA
- the LOC100791006 gene encoding DExH-box ATP-dependent RNA helicase DExH3, producing MTMAYSGIFQGFIRFKAMSRLRSTPLRPSLPSIPLHRTAIRLRHHSCSFALQVVKNTRQRTLKLPFWHQRSSTYGRFAYQDVSSDESDVEFASSPSHNQQLGDSTHENIDEWRWKLTMLMRNKDDQEVVSREKKDRRDFEQLSTVASRMGLYSRQYARVVVFSKAPLPNYRPDLDDKRPQREVVLPLGVHKEVDAHLLAHLSQKARNKWGSLSDSLHKSRDSRSIPANEGMYEQPEPMTHNSVVKEKILDRKSLQLLHRQHDWQESPEGQKMLEFRRSLPAFKEKDAFLRVISQNQVVVVSGETGCGKTTQLPQYILESETEAARGAVCNIICTQPRRISAMSVSERVAAERGEKLGESVGYKVRLEGMKGRDTRLLFCTTGVLLRRLLVDRNLKGVTHVIVDEIHERGMNEDFLLIVLKELLPHRPDLRLILMSATLNAELFSSYFNGAPTMHIPGFTFPVRAHFLEDILERTGYRLTPSNQIDDYGQEKTWKMQKQAQAFRKRKSQIASAVEDALEVAEFKGYSLRTRDSLSCWCPDSIGFNLIEHVLCHIVKNERPGAVLVFMTGWDDINSLKDQLQVHPLLGDHSQVLILACHGSMASSEQRLIFENPEGGVRKIVLATNMAETSITINDVVFVVDIGKAKETSYDALNNTPCLLPSWISKAAARQRRGRAGRVQPGECYHLYPRCVYDAFADYQLPELLRTPLQSLCLQIKTLQLGSISEFLSRALQPPEPLSVQNAIDYLKIIGALDENENLTVLGHKLAMLPVEPKLGKMLILGAIFKCLDPIMTVVAGLSVRDPFVMPSDKKDLAESAKAQLAARGYSDHLALIRAYEGWRDAEAQQAGYEYCWRNFLSSQTLRAIDSLRKQFFYLLKDIGLVNNNSETYNTWSHEEHLLRAVICAGLFPGISSVVNKDKSIALKTMEDGQVLLYSSSVNGCVSRIPFPWLVFNEKVKVNSVFLRDSTGISDSVLLLFGGNVSRGGLDGHLKMLGGYLEFFMKPELAKTYLSLKMELEELIQKKLLDPMLETQSHSELLSAVRLLVSEDHCDGRFVFGRQVLPQSKKETNSKTGGGAEGKNYKNHLQAFLNRAGHDSPTYKTKELKNNQFRTTVVFNGLNFVGQPCSSKKLAEKSAAAEALLWIKGDGHSSDDIDHASVLLKKSNKKSRKNSFSGAKWS from the exons ATGACTATGGCATATTCCGGCATATTTCAGGGCTTCATCAGATTCAAAGCCATGTCGCGCCTTCGTTCCACTCCTCTCAGACCTTCTCTTCCCTCCATTCCTCTTCACCGCACCGCCATTCGCCTCCGCCATCACTCATGCTCCTTCGCGCTTCAAGTCGTCAAGAACACGCGCCAGAGGACCCTCAAGTTGCCGTTTTGGCACCAACGCAGCTCCACCTACGGTCGTTTCGCCTACCAGGATGTCTCCAGTGACGAATCCGATGTTGAATTCGCCTCTTCTCCCTCTCACAACCAACAACTG GGTGATTCAACTCACGAGAACATTGACGAGTGGAGATGGAAGCTCACCATGCTTATGCGCAACAAAGACGACCAAGAAGTGGTGTCCAGGGAGAAGAAGGACCGTCGCGATTTCGAGCAACTTTCCACTGTAGCTTCCAGGATGGGTTTGTATAG CCGGCAGTATGCAAGAGTTGTTGTGTTTAGCAAGGCGCCTTTGCCAAATTACCGCCCTGATTTGGATGATAAGCGTCCGCAAAGAGAG GTAGTCTTACCACTTGGTGTTCATAAAGAAGTAGACGCTCATCTCCTTGCCCATCTTTCACAAAAGGCTAGAAACAAGTGGGGTTCTTTGAGTGATTCCTTGCATAAATCAAGGGATTCTAGAAGCATCCCAGCCAATGAAGGAATGTATGAACAACCAGAGCCCATGACCCATAATAGTGTGGTCAAGGAGAAAATCCTTGATCGAAAAAGTTTGCAACTGCTTCATCGGCAACATGATTGGCAG GAGTCTCCTGAAGGGCAAAAGATGCTTGAATTTCGTAGAAGTCTTCCTGCTTTCAAAGAGAAGGATGCATTTCTGAGAGTTATTTCACAGAATCag GTCGTTGTTGTCTCAGGTGAAACTGGTTGTGGTAAGACCACACAACTTCCTCAATACATATTAGAATCTGAGACTGAAGCGGCACGTGGAGCTGTATGTAACATCATTTGTACTCAGCCTAGAAGAATATCTGCTATGTCTGTTTCTGAAAGAGTTGCAGCAGAACGTGGGGAGAAATTGGGAGAATCT GTTGGATACAAAGTTCGTCTGGAGGGTATGAAAGGGAGAGATACTCGTCTTCTTTTTTGCACCACGGGTGTATTATTGCGGAGACTGCTTGTGGATAGGAATTTAAAAGGTGTAACTCATGTTATTGTTGATGAAATTCATGAACGTGGAATGAACGAAG ATTTTCTTCTCATTGTCCTGAAGGAACTTCTCCCTCATCGCCCTGATTTGAGGTTGATTTTGATGAGTGCTACCTTAAATGCTGAGCTTTTTTCTTCATACTTTAATGGTGCTCCAACTATGCATATTCCT GGTTTTACATTTCCAGTTCGAGCACATTTTCTTGAGGATATTCTGGAAAGGACTGGATATCGGTTGACACCTTCTAATCAAATTGATGACTATGGTCAAGAGAAAACATGGAAAATGCAAAAGCAAGCTCAAGCtttcagaaaaagaaagagCCAGATTGCTTCTGCTGTTGAG GATGCTTTAGAAGTTGCAGAATTTAAGGGGTATAGCCTACGCACTCGAGATTCGTTGTCCTGCTGGTGCCCTGACTCAATTGGTTTTAACCTTATTGAACATGTGCTTTGCCACATTGTTAAGAATGAAAGGCCAGGTGCTGTTTTGGTTTTTATGACTGGTTGGGATGATATAAACTCTTTGAAGGATCAACTTCAAGTTCATCCTTTGTTGGGTGATCATAGCCAAGTATTGATTCTTGCATGCCATGGCTCCATGGCCAGCTCTGAGCAG AGGTTGATATTTGAAAATCCTGAAGGAGGGGTGAGGAAAATTGTTCTAGCAACTAACATGGCTGAGACTAGTATTACCATCAATGATGTTGTCTTTGTGGTTGACAttggaaaagcaaaagaaaCATCATATGACGCCTTAAATAACACTCCTTGTTTGCTTCCATCTTGGATCTCAAAAGCTGCTGCCCGGCAG aGAAGAGGAAGGGCTGGTCGTGTTCAGCCTGGTGAATGCTACCATCTTTATCCCAGATGTGTTTATGATGCTTTTGCTGATTATCAATTGCCAGAGCTTTTGAGAACACCTTTGCAGTCCTTATGTCTGCAAATCAAAACTCTACAACTTGGAAGCATCTCTGAGTTTTTATCTAGAGCTCTACAGCCACCAGAGCCTCTATCG GTTCAAAATGCTATTGATTATTTGAAGATTATTGGGGCCTTAGACGAGAATGAAAATTTAACAGTTTTAG GGCACAAATTGGCAATGCTTCCTGTGGAGCCCAAACTTGGCAAGATGCTCATTTTGGGAGCAATCTTCAAGTGTTTGGATCCCATAATGACAGTTGTTGCTGGTCTTAGTGTAAGAGATCCATTTGTGATGCCGTCTGACAAGAAGGAT CTTGCAGAGTCTGCCAAAGCCCAATTAGCTGCTCGTGGCTATAGTGATCATCTGGCACTCATCCGGGCTTACGAGGGTTGGAGAGATGCTGAAGCTCAGCAAGCTGGTTACGAGTACTGCTGgcggaattttctttcttctcaaacACTTAGGGCCATTGACTCTCTTCGAAAGCAATTCTTTTATTTGCTCAAAGATATTGGTCTGGTCAATAACAATTCTGAAACCTACAATACATGGAGTCATGAAGAGCATCTACTCCGAGCAGTCATTTGTGCGGGTTTGTTTCCTGGAATATCCTCTGTTGTG AACAAAGATAAGTCAATAGCGCTGAAAACAATGGAGGATGGTCAGGTTCTTTTGTATTCT AGCTCTGTAAATGGTTGTGTCTCCCGAATTCCATTCCCATGGTTAGTGTTTAATGAAAAGGTGAAAGTGAATTCAGTATTTCTTAGGGATTCAACTGGAATATCAGATTCAGTGCTTCTCTTATTTGGTGGGAATGTATCCAGAGGTGGACTA GATGGTCACCTGAAAATGTTGGGAGGGTATTTGGAGTTTTTCATGAAACCAGAATTAGCCAAGACTTACTTGAGCTTAAAGATGGAACTGGAAGAACTGATACAGAAAAAA CTTTTGGATCCCATGTTGGAAACACAATCGCATAGTGAGCTGCTTTCTGCTGTTAGATTGTTGGTATCAGAGGATCATTGTGATGGGAGATTTGTCTTTGGTCGCCAGGTCCTACCACAAtcaaagaaggaaacaaactcCAAAACTGGTGGTGGAGCTGAgggtaaaaattataaaaatcatcttCAAGCATTCCTTAACAGGGCTGGACATGATTCACCAACTTACAAAACAAAGGAGCTGAAAAACAACCAATTCCGTACTACTGTCGTATTTAATGGGTTGAATTTTGTTGGTCAGCCATGCAGCAGCAAAAAATTAGCAGAAAAATCTGCTGCTGCTGAGGCTCTATTATGGATAAAAGGGGATGGCCATTCATCTGATGATATTGACCATGCATCAGTGCTTTTGAAAAAGAGCAACAAGAAAAGTAGGAAAAATTCGTTTAGTGGTGCTAAATGGAGTTGA